From Halorubrum salinarum, the proteins below share one genomic window:
- a CDS encoding MaoC family dehydratase — protein sequence MPGLYYEEFAVGETIDHAKRRTISEADNQRFCDMTMNQQPLHLDGDFAAETQFGERLVNGLYTMSLAVGLSIPETTDGTIVANLSYDEVEHPNPVFHGDTIRARSTVTDKRETSDGERGVVTMRVEAFKVVDGDDDVLVCEFERTVLSEKRPADEGDD from the coding sequence ATGCCCGGACTGTACTACGAGGAGTTCGCGGTCGGCGAGACGATAGACCACGCCAAGCGACGGACCATCAGCGAGGCGGACAACCAGCGCTTCTGCGACATGACGATGAACCAGCAGCCGCTCCACCTCGACGGCGACTTCGCCGCCGAGACGCAGTTCGGCGAGCGCTTGGTGAACGGCCTGTACACCATGTCGCTCGCGGTCGGCCTTTCCATCCCGGAGACGACCGACGGGACCATCGTCGCGAACCTGTCGTACGACGAGGTGGAACACCCGAACCCCGTCTTCCACGGCGACACGATCCGCGCGCGGTCGACGGTCACCGACAAGCGGGAGACGAGCGACGGCGAGCGCGGCGTCGTCACGATGCGCGTGGAGGCGTTCAAGGTCGTCGACGGGGACGACGACGTCCTCGTCTGCGAGTTCGAGCGCACCGTCCTCTCGGAGAAGCGACCGGCGGACGAGGGGGACGACTGA
- a CDS encoding HpcH/HpaI aldolase/citrate lyase family protein yields MPRRSLLFSPGDSPELMRKAPGAGADVICFDLEDAVAPGRKDEARAAVRDVLADPAFDPDAEVCVRLTAESPAADLDGVLDGGDPSNESVRLDAVMLPKVEAADRVERVAALCAERGRDPAVFALVETAAGVLSAQSIAAADATDALVFGAEDLAADVGATRTDEGTEVLYAREHVVLAASAAGVDAVDTVFTDFSDEAGLREDAAFARRLGYDGKLAIHPAQVGPITEAFTPDPEDVAWAERVLDARDEAEREGRAVFQVDGEMIDAPLIAQAERILDRAPDADR; encoded by the coding sequence ATGCCACGCCGAAGCCTGCTGTTCTCGCCCGGCGACAGCCCCGAGCTCATGCGGAAGGCGCCCGGGGCCGGCGCCGACGTGATCTGCTTCGACCTCGAAGACGCCGTCGCGCCCGGTCGGAAGGACGAGGCGAGGGCGGCGGTCCGCGACGTGCTCGCGGACCCCGCGTTCGACCCGGACGCCGAGGTCTGCGTCCGGCTGACCGCCGAGTCGCCCGCGGCTGATCTGGACGGCGTCCTCGACGGGGGCGACCCCTCGAACGAGTCGGTCCGCCTCGACGCGGTGATGCTCCCGAAGGTCGAGGCCGCCGACCGGGTCGAGCGCGTCGCCGCGCTGTGCGCCGAGCGCGGGCGCGACCCCGCCGTGTTCGCGCTCGTCGAGACCGCCGCCGGCGTGCTCTCGGCGCAGTCGATCGCGGCCGCGGACGCGACCGACGCGCTCGTCTTCGGCGCCGAGGACCTCGCCGCCGACGTGGGCGCGACCCGGACCGACGAGGGGACCGAGGTGCTGTACGCCCGCGAGCACGTCGTCCTCGCGGCGAGCGCGGCCGGGGTCGACGCGGTCGACACGGTGTTCACGGACTTCTCCGACGAGGCGGGGCTCCGCGAGGACGCGGCGTTCGCGCGGCGGCTCGGCTACGACGGGAAGCTCGCCATCCACCCGGCGCAGGTGGGCCCGATCACCGAGGCGTTCACCCCGGACCCCGAGGACGTGGCGTGGGCCGAGCGGGTCCTCGACGCGCGCGACGAGGCGGAGCGGGAGGGGAGGGCCGTCTTCCAGGTCGACGGCGAGATGATCGACGCCCCGCTCATCGCGCAGGCGGAGCGGATCCTGGACCGCGCGCCCGACGCCGACCGGTAG
- the cyaB gene encoding class IV adenylate cyclase, giving the protein MYEVEIKVPADLDATRERLREAGAERVDARRQRDTYYDAPHREFAETDEALRIRREVPLSDGEATDEEAATVTYKGPLLDDASKTRAEHETGIDDGEALDAVLSGLGFEPAATVEKRREFWSYDGFTVTLDAVAGLDEYVEIERTVGAETEVDAAREAAVAALDRLGLDAAEQVRTSYLGLLLAAADD; this is encoded by the coding sequence ATGTACGAGGTCGAGATCAAGGTCCCTGCCGACCTGGACGCGACGCGGGAGCGCCTCCGGGAGGCCGGCGCCGAGCGCGTCGACGCCCGCCGGCAGCGGGACACCTACTACGACGCGCCGCACCGCGAGTTCGCCGAGACCGACGAGGCGCTCCGGATCCGCCGCGAGGTCCCGCTCTCGGACGGCGAGGCGACCGACGAGGAGGCGGCGACGGTCACCTACAAGGGGCCGCTCCTCGACGACGCCTCGAAGACGCGCGCCGAGCACGAGACCGGCATCGACGACGGCGAGGCCCTCGACGCGGTCCTCTCGGGGCTCGGGTTCGAGCCGGCGGCGACCGTCGAGAAGCGGCGCGAGTTCTGGTCGTACGACGGCTTCACGGTGACGCTCGACGCCGTCGCCGGGCTCGACGAGTACGTCGAGATCGAACGCACCGTCGGGGCCGAAACCGAGGTCGACGCGGCGCGCGAGGCGGCGGTCGCGGCGCTCGACCGGCTCGGCCTCGACGCGGCCGAGCAGGTCCGGACCTCCTACCTCGGGCTGCTGTTGGCCGCGGCGGACGACTGA